In Oncorhynchus tshawytscha isolate Ot180627B unplaced genomic scaffold, Otsh_v2.0 Un_contig_57_pilon_pilon, whole genome shotgun sequence, the sequence tattaaaatgtcAGGAGATttgtctgtatgttggcagcagccactgtcAGTGATGgcagattttctgggctaacaatgtaagaaatacaaaaaaaacaaattactgcagtttcctaaggacctgaagcggggcgaccatctctgtcggcaccatcttACTGTTGATGTCgaattatgtttttacaaattaaacatttaaagctgaaatgttttgtgtcaagtattcaatccctttgttattgcaagcctaaataataagttcaggagtaaaaatgtgtttaagtcacataagttgcatggactcactgcgTGCAATAAGTCtgatattttaaaaaatccactGATCAATAAAATATACCACACCATtttaaagtgaaataaaaatctGGAAATGTATTAACAAATGTATGCCTGTATTAGATAAGACTGTATAGACATCAGTTTATTCTGGATCAGTAATCATTGGTTGCATCgttttgtaaaaaaatgtttattgtattttcatttctcaaaataacaaaaatggcATTACATGCATGCTCAACAAATATAAACTTACAAATCAAGCAAGACTTGAGATCTGCATAAAACGATCATGATCCGTTAACCGGTGAGTCTTCATCCATATCATCGTCCTCAGACTCATCCTCAGACTCTTGTTTttcaccctcctccccctcttctttctcctccacttcttccttttctacctcctccacctccttgacATCTACTTCCTCCACCTTTCCCTGTACCTCCTCCACCAcatcctcttccatctcctccactccatttccttcctctgtctgtatctctcgtTGCATATGTACAACCccgttctcctcctcttcctcttccacctccACCATTTCCGGGGGGACTGCAACACAAGAGAAATAAAGTCCGGAACCAGTCAAAGAACCATATATGCAAACCCCTCTGCCCCATAATGTTCTTTACTTTGTCCATCGATGGCTCAATTTAAATACTCAGACAACGCAGGACatgacagacacacagtacatgtCATATGAGAAGATCTAGTCGCCTGTACACACCTTGTCTGACCTCCCGTCCGGGGATCTGACCAGCCTGCAGCATCCCCTTCAACCTCTCCACCTCGGCCAGAGACGAGGCGTTAGCTATTGCATTCTGGGTAGGGCACAGAACAAATGTATTAGTTCATACATACAGAACGATTACATTAGATGGGCATTTCGGTTTTGATGAACAGACTCTTTTTGAAAGAACCATTAGAGTAGATTGCCAGTCCCGTTACATTCATTTGTTTAGCAGACCATAAATTGACCATTAAAATTGTGAACATTACATTAGGTCAATGGAATAGTGGTATAGAAACAGAGCTGTCCACGCCATAGTGTGTCACTGTCTGAAAACAATGACGTAGGTCTAATCCATGTGTTGCAATGAGTTTGAACACACAATCTGTGGATTGAAAGCTCGCCAAAAGGAACAAACTACACAGCGAGTGTACATTTTCTGGCgctaaataaaatgtataaataaattaTGAAGTGCCTTGATCGCTTCCACGTCAGCGGGAGACGGtcccatcttcttcttctcagGCTGCTGCACAGCAGCTCCGGGGGTGAACCTGAGAACACACACCAGCAGAGTTAGAGAGAACATGGAGGGGAGGGGTGCTTCTCTAGCCTCTCAACCAGTGTAGTATCTCAGGTGTAGTATCTTTTCTTATTGAGTCAAATAAACTGATACGACAGGAAATGCCATTGAGACGGCGCTCCCAAGAAACACTGTTGCATGGGGGGTGTTTACAGTAGTTGGGTCAACACATATTTAGATACTCCAGTTGCTACGCAACACCCCATCTACAAGAGTGATCGGTGGTGCAGATAGTCCAATTCTAGAGTGTTCCGGTGATTGTCCGACACCCCCACCAGCCAGTGTCCAGTGATTCTAAGGAGCTGCCGTCCGACAGGGACTTTCATCTTACGTTTTGGTCCGCTTGGCAATATCCTTTGCAAGCTGAGCACCTCGTTTGCCCTTGAACATTTTCTCCGCCTCCTGACGCTCCTATGGTAATACATCACAGTTAAAGTGAGAGCTTTTCCAATCAGACAACGACACCTTCACGAGAAGGATGGACAGAGGTTTGGGAAAAACATACAAATACAGCACTCTCTGTATGGAAGACAGAGCTCTCCTATACATTTCCTTCTATTCTGCAGGCTTCTTTATCATTGCACTGCAAAGATGAAAAACTAGGGCCTTCATAGGCCAAGTCCAACAGTATGTGATTGTTTGCCCTGACTAAAGGCCTACATCATTACAAAAAACAACGTTGTTTCATACAACCTGACCTGTGTTATAGACGACCACCCTTTGGACCTGGTAATGACAACGCTTTTCTATATTTAGTTTCTGAACGATGGCATGCACTTACCTTTAACTTGACCTTCTGGAAGTCAAGCACGTGAATCTGGGGAATTTTGTTGATGACATAGAGCCTGTAGTGTTTCTTGTTGGTCACTGGATTCCTTAGGAGACTGAGATGTCAAAAAATCAGAGATTACGATATTGACTCACAAAACACAGGATTTAGGTGCACAAATATAGCAACTCATCTTGTCCTGCAATTTACAGTGAAATTGATAGCAACCTAATGCATGAATCTGACTTAACTAGGTGTTGTAGTAGAGGCAAGTATTGATCATGAGATACCTGAGAAGGGTCAATGTCTTCACTGAGGCTAGCGGATCCAAATCACCCTGGAGGTAAAAGAACATTTAAAAACATGCCAACACATTAAAAATAAATCGATGGTTCAACCGCTGTAATTGAACACAGGAGCACACTCATGTCACAAATATTGCTAAATAACAGCACAGGTCATATTTTTCCAATCAACAACATGCATAAGTAAAATGCTCCCAATCAGTAATTATTTTAAAAGATCTGATCAGATAAGGCCTTGACCCATTCACTGATGGGATGTATGATAACTCACCAATTCCTGGATGTTGTTGCTTGTGAGGATCAGCTCCCTCATACTCGGCAATGCCTGTTCAAGGTTTTCACCAACACGACTGTGGGGAGCACACAAAACACAGTGATAGCTAGCTAGGAAGCTAACCTTAAAACGAATTCTAGCCATCCTAGACAATTGCTGCGAAAATTACCATATTCTGTTGTTGTTCATGAGCAACGTTTTGAGCCTCTTGAGCAAAGGAAGCCGTCCAGTTTTCTGATTTCATTGTCAGAGAAATCGATTGTATCAAACTGGTCAAGTGTAGCCCCAAGGTTTTCAAGTACAGGAATTTTGTAACCTAAATGAGAGCAGAGCATACCAGCATAAGGTTAGCCAGACAGTTTTGGTGGTGTAGCTAGCAGTTAGCAATCACTATCCATCAGTTATTACAGTGCGAAGGCCTAGCCAACCAGAGTTagcttatctagctagctagcatgaaaTGCGCAGGTTTATTTACCTCGCAGATCCAGCTCTCTGTCGCGCACGGGGTTTGTGTATTGAGCAGCCTGCTCAATTAGCTCTGCCGATAATTTTACCATATCGACGGCTAACTGGGAAAGCAAAAGATGTTAATAAGCGGGtttcttgatttaaaaaaaaatccagtcCTTACAATGCTTTTTCAACACGCTGCCGCCCGGAAGTAAGACTACTCCCACAATGCAACTCGCTGTAAACTAATAACTGGTCAAATTTCATCGAGCGCGCTCTAGCGCTGAGATCTTAATAGGTTCAATAAGTGCGTCTGATGATGACTGATTATCATTCAAAGACAACTGTCAGGATATCACGGGGGTGACTATGTATTTGTCTAGAAGCTTCCCAGAACCTTATTCACTTGATAAGGGTTTCACCAGACCGAGATAGCTGCACATCTCTATTGCCCCTTCTTCTTCAGTCAGTGAGATctggaatccttgggacgtccctaccctaaacttaacccctacccttaccctaaacatttaaaatgtcatctttaatggggtagggatgtcccaaggatcccggatctTCTTGTAACTTTCTGGCGGACTAGATGCTTTCCGGCTTATTGCTGCCACCCACAGGTCAGTTTAGGTGTTATCCAACTGGTattatcagagaggaagaggcgagaTGATAATTGAGATTGCAAGGTCAAACTACATCTCTTCATTTGGTTgaattttagtaatttagcagatgctcttatccagagcaacttacagtaatgAGTATCTATATTTTCATATTGCTTCCTACTGGcccccccatgggaatcaaacccacaacccaggtgttgctagtgccatgctctaccaactgagccacacacatATCAATAAGTGAGTGCAGTGATCTTTTGGTTTCTCAGTTAAGGCAACTTATTTGAAAGTCACCTAGGCATAACATGTTTCTGAATTACAATTAGATATCCTCTGTTCATATACAATGCTAATCCCATTTAGCATGTTATTTACCCACAGGTAGGTTACTAATAGATTTTTCTCAGCTTCACCTCGCCCAAAGGACGGTAAGCAGGGCAACTCATCCCCATCTTTGCTATAATTGGGACCCGTCTCCATTTCTTCCCTCTCTAATCCTCTGATGGTGTGGTCATCCTTTTATGTGTTATAAACAGACTGGTGCCTTAGCTCTGCAATTGTGTGCTTATTGTCTTTTAAAGGAgtagttaaataatgaacatgggTTCTGAGGGGTATCCAGCAACCTGCTAGTTCAGCATCAAAGTGAAATAAATGATTTAATCTTGAAGGGTAAGGAAGGGTGGGACCCACATTTAAGGGATTTTGATACTTTAAAAACAACTGTGTggagtgaatgaatgaatgtgtgtGGGACACTGATAGTGGAATATGTTGTGATGTAAAGATGAACATTAACATGCACATtgccatgctgtctgtctctcttgtttgtGATGCTGGGAATAACATCCCCGTAACAGTTCAGTTCATCCTAAAAGATGACTCATGCACACAGGATCTACAGTAAATGTACATTCAAATAAAACAGGTGTTATAGACTGACAGTGACATCATTGCTGATGAGTGTTGTCAACATTTCTGTTGTCTGTCTTGTCTTGCTGGTTACTGACCGAAACGCGGCAATACATGTGCAGAGGTAATTGTGCGTGTGGATGTAATCTTTTACAAAGATAATGAACATACTAAATTGTATTAGTTTTACTAAGCTACCTGCCTTTCTTCTCTCTgggatctctctctgtcccacaggtatgggacacagagagagaaaacccacagacactcagccctctgtggaatgagctTTACGTGTGATTTAGACCTTTACTCCTCACCCAACAACAGTAATGATGGCATGACTGTGTGAGAGACATCCTCATTAAAAACTGCAGTGGATACAGACACTATGAAGCTTTTCAACCAGACTGGAGAGACACAGAATCAGTCTCTTTCTACAGTATCTATTTCTATGCTCATTCCTCTCAGGGTCTGAAATGTTGATGTGATTCACACCAAAGTTCCAAGGCGCAATACATTTGCCATTGTTGGTTGTAATTTTCCTGAACCAAATATATTCAACTTTTACAAGTTGTGAAATTATTCATTGCCCTTGCCTAGTTTTTACATTTTCGCCTTAAATCAAAATAATACCAAATCTAAGATGTCTTGATTGCATTAGTATTGCTGTGCCACACCAAAATTATTTCAGGTGCAAACATTTCTTTAAGTTGAATGTACAATAACAGTAGTTCACATCAGTCCACAGTAAATGATCCCCGCCTTTGCCAGGTCCCTCAACACATTTAAAAATGGGGGAAAACAGCATGTTAATGCAATAtatttattttagctttatttttacatttattgtAGACCAACAGAAAGAAGCATTATCACAAGATTTATCAGAACAGCCATATTCACTAGTCATTAACCAAAAGGCTTTATAATCCAAATATGTGCATGCAACAAGGCAAAAACCATGGTTTATGACCCACTTTGTAAGAATTGTGTTCTCTGAGAACCGCCAAAGGTTATTACCTTCTTGAAGTGAACTTTCACAAAACCTGATGACTTACTGTTCAAGTGAAAACACTAAGGGCTGGTTTCCTGGATAGAGATgattaaacctagtcctggactaaaaaagcatgctcaatggagaatctccatttaAATAGCCTTTAAGCCCAGGATTTTACATAACCTGTGCTGTCTGGGAATGTTATTCAATATTTTTGTGAAGTTAGATGTTCTGGTGATGTTTTAGACATTCAAACAAAGTGGATATGGAATCAGTAAAACTCACAAAACCTTCTAGGCTGAAATTGTTACTATCTAAACATTTTGAGTTTGACTTGACTGAATATTCCAATAAAGAGCATGtcacaagtttttttttaaatacaaaaaataGCATTTGAATTATAAAGCAGAtcacactgggcacagacgttagTTAAATTTCTAGTTTTGAttatatttggttgagttgttaacaacaacaactgtcaccatgtcattggatttaggttaaaagtagGGTGAAAAAAAGACAAAATGCCCTTACGTTGATCtgtttttgcaaatccaatcagttttccacgttgattcagaCGTCTTCACAGAtttttttggttgaaatgacgtggaaacaacatttatTCAACCAGATTTTTCCCAGTGGGATTTTGGTTTTGGATATTACACTTCAGCTAAACCACATGAGTTACAGATAACTAATTACATATTGAGATGTCATTTATGATGTATGATCAAAAAGTTGTAAAAGATAAATACAACGTATTGGCCACATCGCCCCCACCCCTACTTGAAAGTGATCAAGTACTCAGGATATGCCTGACTGTCATGGAAGATTATGAACATGGATGGTGGAGATACACCATCTGTCACACTGTCATAGAGATTAATACTTGTGGTGCTTTTAGTTGGAGGTACTTTCATCCCCGATGTTCCTGTTATGAAATCTCCAGTCAGAACTCGACATAGGTACATGTACTTCTGGCCTTGGGGATCCGGTTTGGAGTATTTGTCACTGGCAGAGTATTTTGCATTTACAGCAAAGTAGGTGCCGTCTCCATACAATGCAGctgcaaaaaaatattttggaccAGTTATGAAATTCTCTAAACCTTTAAATCATTGCAGACTGTAGAGAAAGCTTATTGCATTTGAATAGAAAATGTGCAAAAACATCATgccaatatatacagtggggagaagaagtatttgatatactgccgattttgcaggttttcctacttacaaagcatgtagaggtctgtactttTTTATCATAGATAAACTTCAACTGTGaaagatggaatctaaaacaaaaatccagaaaatcacattgtatgatttttaagtaattaattagcattttatggcatgacataagtatttgatacatcagaaaagcagaacttaatatttggtacagaaacctttgtttgcaattacagatcatacgtttcctgtagttcttgaccaggtttgcacacactgcagcagggattttggccc encodes:
- the snrpa1 gene encoding LOW QUALITY PROTEIN: U2 small nuclear ribonucleoprotein A' (The sequence of the model RefSeq protein was modified relative to this genomic sequence to represent the inferred CDS: inserted 1 base in 1 codon) codes for the protein MVKLSAELIEQAAQYTNPVRDRELDLRGYKIPVLENLGATLDQFDTIDFSDNEIRKLDGXPLLKRLKTLLMNNNRICRVGENLEQALPSMRELILTSNNIQELGDLDPLASVKTLTLLSLLRNPVTNKKHYRLYVINKIPQIHVLDFQKVKLKERQEAEKMFKGKRGAQLAKDIAKRTKTFTPGAAVQQPEKKKMGPSPADVEAIKNAIANASSLAEVERLKGMLQAGQIPGREVRQVPPEMVEVEEEEEENGVVHMQREIQTEEGNGVEEMEEDVVEEVQGKVEEVDVKEVEEVEKEEVEEKEEGEEGEKQESEDESEDDDMDEDSPVNGS